A genomic window from Brassica oleracea var. oleracea cultivar TO1000 chromosome C8, BOL, whole genome shotgun sequence includes:
- the LOC106308838 gene encoding uncharacterized protein LOC106308838, translating into MGSLNRLRSAHQADIKGKGILYEDDDAPIKLVDRDDSFVIKEFGLALIGKILNPKKQNVEKLLQTMPSQWGLSERITASDLGNGKFLLNFMTEEDLNSVLRRGPFHYNFSHWLPPSPLD; encoded by the exons ATGGGGTCGTTGAATCGTCTGAGATCCGCTCATCAGGCGGATATCAAGGGTAAAGGGATCCTCTATGAGGATGATGATGCACCCATTAAGCTGGTGGATCGCGATGATTCTTTTGTAATCAAGGAGTTTGGTTTGGCTCTCATTGGCAAGATTCTTAATCCAAAGAAGCAGAATGTTGAGAAGCTGTTGCAAACAATGCCTTCTCAATGGGGTTTGTCTGAGAGAATTACCGCAAGTGATCTAGGGAATGGGAAGTTTTTATTAAACTTCATGACTGAGGAGGACCTGAACTCGGTGCTGAGACGAGGCCCATTCCACTATAACTTCT CTCATTGGCTTCCCCCTTCACCTTTGGACTGA